In Halobaculum sp. XH14, a single genomic region encodes these proteins:
- the purM gene encoding phosphoribosylformylglycinamidine cyclo-ligase, whose translation MGDDGGNGDAENAEETDTDVEELTYAGAGVDIDASEAATAALVGAANAGDDTETESDYAGLLDIGDRYLALATDGVGTKLLVAEALGDYSTVGIDCIAMNANDLVAAGVRPVAFVDYLAVDDPDEAFAEQVGEGLRAGAEAADLALVGGETAVMPEVVKGLDLAGTCAGLARKDAVFAGEAEAGDALVGWESSGIHSNGLTLAREAVTREGDYTDPCPFEGYDTVGAALLEPTRLYMDLLDPMREHGVRAAAHVTGGGWTNLDRLGTFRYEIDDPWPVQPVFDLVQERGNVSDGEMHRTFNMGTGFVAALDPDAAESLAVATDGRVIGRVEEGDGVSIRGMKL comes from the coding sequence ATGGGAGACGACGGCGGGAACGGAGACGCCGAGAACGCCGAGGAAACCGACACTGACGTCGAGGAACTCACCTACGCCGGCGCTGGCGTGGACATCGACGCCAGCGAGGCCGCGACCGCGGCGCTCGTCGGCGCGGCGAACGCCGGCGACGACACGGAAACCGAGAGCGACTACGCGGGCCTGCTCGACATCGGCGACCGCTACCTCGCGCTGGCGACCGACGGCGTCGGGACGAAGCTGCTCGTCGCGGAGGCGCTGGGCGACTACTCGACGGTCGGCATCGACTGCATCGCCATGAACGCGAACGACCTCGTCGCCGCCGGCGTTCGCCCGGTCGCGTTCGTCGACTACCTCGCGGTCGACGACCCGGACGAGGCGTTCGCCGAGCAGGTCGGCGAGGGGCTCCGCGCCGGCGCCGAGGCGGCCGACCTCGCGCTGGTCGGCGGCGAGACGGCGGTGATGCCCGAGGTCGTGAAGGGGCTCGACCTGGCGGGCACCTGCGCGGGGCTCGCCCGGAAGGACGCCGTCTTCGCCGGCGAGGCGGAGGCGGGCGACGCGCTCGTCGGGTGGGAATCCTCGGGCATCCACTCGAACGGGCTGACGCTGGCCCGCGAGGCGGTGACGCGGGAGGGCGACTACACCGACCCGTGTCCGTTCGAGGGCTACGACACCGTGGGCGCGGCGCTGCTCGAACCGACGCGGCTCTACATGGACCTGCTCGACCCGATGCGCGAGCACGGCGTCCGCGCTGCCGCGCACGTGACCGGCGGCGGGTGGACGAACCTCGACCGCCTCGGCACGTTCCGCTACGAGATCGACGACCCGTGGCCGGTCCAGCCCGTGTTCGACCTCGTGCAGGAGCGGGGCAACGTGAGCGACGGGGAGATGCACCGGACGTTCAACATGGGGACCGGCTTCGTCGCGGCGCTGGACCCGGACGCCGCCGAGTCGCTTGCGGTCGCGACCGACGGTCGGGTGATCGGTCGCGTCGAGGAGGGCGACGGCGTGTCGATTCGCGGCATGAAGCTGTAA
- a CDS encoding alcohol dehydrogenase catalytic domain-containing protein, translated as MRAAAFTDLIGPDGVTLIDRETPEPGTGEAIVDVEACSINRHDLWILQGDSAMVDAADLPFVSGLDVAGVVRDVGDDVSTVSPGERVVLCPNQTCGTCRHCREGPESQCREFSLYHGGLAESALVRADRLLPLPDGVAAATAAALPTAYVTAFRMLRRADVGPGDRVFVPGATGGVGLAAVQLCDVLGARSVGTSSSAAKLDRVRDLGLDRGIRSVDAGEIRERVEADGKVDAVINHLGGEFTGLGQAVLRRGGTMAVCGRTAGGTSTVRVADLFLRHKRIVGSTMGTQHDLRRLVELVAGGDLSPVVDETFPLEETGAAFAAMEDREAVGKLVVTP; from the coding sequence ATGCGAGCCGCAGCGTTCACGGACCTGATCGGTCCCGACGGCGTGACCCTGATCGACCGAGAGACGCCCGAGCCCGGCACCGGCGAGGCGATCGTCGACGTGGAAGCCTGCTCGATCAACCGCCACGACCTCTGGATCCTCCAGGGCGACTCCGCGATGGTCGATGCCGCCGACCTGCCGTTCGTCAGCGGCCTCGACGTCGCGGGAGTCGTCCGGGACGTCGGCGACGACGTCTCGACCGTCTCCCCCGGGGAGAGGGTCGTCCTCTGTCCGAACCAGACCTGTGGCACCTGCCGGCACTGCCGGGAAGGCCCCGAGAGCCAGTGTCGGGAGTTCTCGCTGTACCACGGCGGGCTCGCGGAGTCCGCGCTCGTCCGCGCCGACCGGCTGCTCCCCCTCCCCGACGGCGTGGCGGCGGCGACCGCGGCCGCGTTGCCGACGGCGTACGTGACCGCGTTCCGGATGCTCCGGCGGGCCGACGTCGGCCCGGGCGACCGCGTGTTCGTCCCCGGCGCGACCGGGGGCGTCGGACTGGCCGCCGTCCAGCTCTGTGACGTCCTCGGGGCGCGCAGCGTCGGCACGTCCTCGTCCGCGGCGAAGCTCGACCGGGTGCGCGACCTGGGGCTCGACCGCGGGATCCGATCGGTCGACGCGGGCGAGATCCGCGAACGCGTCGAGGCGGACGGGAAGGTCGACGCCGTCATCAACCACCTCGGCGGCGAGTTCACCGGACTCGGCCAGGCCGTCCTCCGCCGCGGCGGCACCATGGCCGTCTGTGGCCGAACGGCCGGCGGCACGTCGACGGTCAGGGTGGCCGACCTGTTCCTCCGACACAAGCGGATCGTCGGGAGCACGATGGGGACCCAGCACGACCTGCGGCGGCTCGTCGAACTCGTCGCCGGGGGCGACCTCTCGCCGGTCGTGGACGAGACGTTCCCGCTCGAGGAGACGGGTGCGGCCTTCGCGGCGATGGAAGACCGCGAGGCGGTCGGCAAGCTCGTCGTGACGCCCTGA
- a CDS encoding CBS domain-containing protein → MELPTPQDLRERRTALDLTQSALAERAGVSQPLIARIEGGDVDPRLSTLRGIVEALDEVEGDVVRARDLMHEEIISVAPDDSVREAVEEMDAEAYSQLPVLQAGIPVGSISQSDVIHAGEDAGDLPVGEVMSESFPTVGTDATVDEIRNLLDHYKAVMVTDGGEAVGIITEADLAAQLS, encoded by the coding sequence ATGGAACTCCCGACGCCACAGGACCTGCGCGAACGGCGCACGGCCCTCGACTTGACTCAGTCGGCGCTGGCCGAGCGCGCCGGCGTCTCCCAGCCCCTCATCGCCCGGATCGAGGGCGGCGACGTCGACCCGCGACTCTCGACGCTGCGGGGCATCGTCGAGGCGCTCGACGAGGTCGAGGGCGACGTGGTCCGTGCGCGGGATCTGATGCACGAGGAGATCATCAGCGTCGCGCCCGACGACAGCGTCCGCGAGGCGGTCGAGGAGATGGACGCCGAGGCGTACTCACAGCTCCCGGTGCTCCAGGCCGGCATCCCGGTCGGCTCCATCTCGCAGTCGGACGTCATCCACGCCGGCGAGGACGCCGGCGACCTGCCGGTCGGCGAGGTGATGTCGGAGTCGTTCCCGACGGTCGGCACCGACGCGACGGTCGACGAGATCAGGAACCTGCTCGACCACTACAAGGCCGTGATGGTGACCGACGGCGGCGAGGCCGTGGGGATCATCACCGAGGCTGACCTGGCAGCACAGCTCTCGTAG